In Prionailurus viverrinus isolate Anna chromosome D1, UM_Priviv_1.0, whole genome shotgun sequence, the DNA window agtgtgtgtgtgtgtgtgtgtgtgtgtgtgtgtgtaaatctatatcacattttccttttccatttgtaAGCCTAATACTTTTGATGCTGTTACATAACctaatattttgatttattataCTGAGAATATTTCTCTGTCATTAGCTCTATGTAGATCATGGGATTTTAAGATCTACATAGTATTCCACTTAATGTATGAGTATAAGCTTATAGTAAATTAGTAAAACAGATTTATTAAATAAGTGCACTTAGTCACTAGCTTGGTATGTGCACTGACCTAGGTAAATCAGGAAACGGATATAGAAATACTTGCAGTCCACTAGGTGACATGTTGCTAACACAAAACTTCTCAGTTTCCTATCTGCTTGCCTTGTAATTCATACTAAAATAATCACCTGGACCTCTGCTACCTCATAAGCTATCGTCAGTGGTTTGCAGCTAGAAGAGATTAACCAGAAGTCTCCTAATGCTATTCCATAATGAAGCCTGTGCTTCTTTGAATGGCTTCCtccttctgctttccttctctaCATGACCTTAAGCCACAGAACTAAGACAAAGAGCAAACCCAGGAAAGGCCATTTAGAGAGATATTAGTTCTgcatttgtttgcttatttaaataTTGAAGTGTAGTCAGTCTTCTGCTCAGAGGCAATCCTTCTCATCCCATCAGGATGCATGATTCATGAACCTGTTCTATGTAAATTACAATAGAGTAGATAACATGGAACATTCTAACACGTATTTACAGTGCTGTCCTGCAGAAATCCAGCTGCCAGCTTGCAATCcatccctcttcttccttctggatTAGTTCCATGGTGGTGTTTTTGAGCCCTAGTCCCTAATTTAGGGCATAAGAACTCCTCTGGACTTCATAGAAGATATAGAGGCCAAGTTTAAGAGCATTTTCTACCCATCTCTGCTTGCTTTCCTGCGCTTAGCATCCTGGCCCTGGTATAGGTGTAGCGTATGGCGTAGGGCTCTCTTGACCTCTTGATTGCGTAAGCAGTAAATGATGGGGTTGAGCAAAGGTACAATGACAGCATAGAGTACAGAAACCAGCTTGTTGATGTCAAAAGCTGAGAGTGCCTTTGGCCGGGCGTAGATGAAGATACTGGCTGCATAGAAGATGATCACAACAGTGAGGTGAGAGGCACAGGTGGAAAAGGCTTTATGGCGCCCAGCAGGCGAGGGAATTCGTACCACAGCACCAGTGATGGCCATATAGGAGGCCCCAGTGACAGAGAGTGGCCCCAGCAGGATAAAAATGGCCAGAACAAAGTCTGTAAGCTCTGCTGTTGACATATCAGTACATGAAAGATTGAGTAATGGGGAGACATCACAGAAAAAGTGGTTGATGATGTTGGGTCCACAGTAGGAGAGGCGAGAAATGAGAAAAACTTTGACCATGGAGATACCAAAACCTCCAGCCCAGGAGCCAGCTGCAAGCTGCACACACTGCTGACCGCTGACAATGACAGCATAGTGGAGAGGAtggcagatggccacatagcgatcATAGGCCATAACAGCAAGAAGGACACATTCAGTGCAGCCCAGTCCCAGGAAAAAATAGAGCTGTGTCATGCAGCCCTCAAAGGAGATTAGCTGTCCCTGGCTCTGTTTGGACCCAGCAAATCCAGCTAACATCTTGGGAATAGTGACAGTAACATACCAGATCTCCAAGAAGGACATATTAGCCAGAAAGAAGTACATGGGTTTGTGAAGGGTGGGGTGGTTTCTAATTGCCATAATGATGAGTGTGTTTTCAGTCAGCACCAACACATAGGCCAGCAGAGAAAGGGCAAATAAAAGTGCCCGCAGTGGCGCAGGAGCCGGGAAGCCCAGCAACACAAACTCACTTACCCTCCCACTCTGATTCCTCTGCTCCATAATGTCAGTCTTGCCCACTGATCTttaggagagagaacagagggcCTTCAGGAGGCAGCAACAAGAACCCAGGCTTTCTTGTGGTGGGTTTATATTGACAGAATGTTTGTATGCGTGTGATTCATCACCAAACTGAGGACGTCACTTTCTGCTGTAATCTGGAAATGAGCTaagacaaaagtaaacaaaaatgagCTACTTCATACTGGGAATAGGGTCAGAGTCTGTTATGGCCCTTGGAGAAGAATATACTGATAAACACTTGTAAAAGTGACACTAGTTGGTTATTGAAGAATATAGATCAAAACCAAATATAGTAGTAAGAGAGTCTAGGCTGCCCTAAAGTGAGAGTTTGTGAGCTAGATTGTGACTCTGTTTTGAGGAAATAAGTTACACAATGGAGGAATAACAGTACTAAACATGTAACACAATTGAGTATTTGCTATGCATTAATTGTATggacattgttttaaaatatttgcagatattaattcacttaatcttCAGAAGAATGCTGTGAGTTAGTATGATTTTAACGCCACTTAACATCTAAGAAAACCGAGGCATAAAGAGATTAAGTAACATGTTCCAGATCACACAGATAGTAAGAGATGGAACCAGGAAGTCAGGACCTCAGAGCTTCGAAAATATTCAGGCAACACAAAGGAGGGACTATAAAATCCGTCCTGGATTTATATCCAGGGGAGAGGATTTTTGGGGCTCAGCTACAGAAGCAACTCCATACTACAAGAAAGAAGGAACATTGTAGAACCCAAGAAGTCACAGCATCTCGGGATTGAAACTTCTACAAAACCTGCACTTAGAGGAGGACTTGGGATGCACCTTGAAATTATATTAGGAAGGTATTCTGGAAGGTAGAAATACTGAGAATCCCATCAGTTCTGAAAGTTGTGCTCTCTTGGAATGAGAGTAACCCCCTTCTCGAGTATTGTCAAAAATTAAACTGAGGCATATTGAAAGTTTCAAGGGTTTATTTGAGAAACATTGATTTAAATTGGGCAGCACCAAACGGAAAGCAGTATACTGTGCTCTATTGACGGAAGCTAATGGAAAGACTTTTATAGAGCAGACTCAGAAGAAAGGCAAGGGCATTATTTGATTAGCTACATTTAAGTGGTTGCCTTACTTGGGAAAGTTTCcttggctgtttgtgattggttgttcttaaattttagtttcttGGATATGAACACATTTACAATTGACTCTAGCTTAAGTTTTGGTTTGCTTAATAAGTAGGCAACCAAGGCGTGAGAGCCATCTCAGTCTAATGGCCtctttgtttaattattttgccAGTAACAAGACCAATAAAAAAGCATACATTCAGTAGAGTACTCTCTTTGTTTACTTtggtatcaaaaataaaatttgccctTTCAAAATTTCAAGCCTCTTCTGGATTTGATGTGCAACAGAAGCAGACATAGTCACATGGGGTTATTGGCACCCTACTGTCTCGCATGGTCATATATTGGAAGGGAGTACAGAGATTAGAAAGGAGAATAGGAGAGAGTCAGCTAAACATCAGGGTGCTATTTCCCCTAAGGAGTTTCCTTACTTTTTAGTTTCAAGCTCGTTCCTCTGAGAACAATATCAAACTTCATATATCAAACTTCAACCTGCTAATGACTTTTTTCTAGCTTTGTTGAGAgataattgacatagaacattgtGTAAGCTTAAGGTATACTATGTGACAATTTGATACaggtatatattgtgaaatatttaccacaataaagttagttaacacatcctttACCTCATACAGACTAAAAGTTTTAGTACATAAAAGGCAAACAAGAGACTTACTAAGTCTTTAAGTGGCTTACAGTCTAGTGGTGGGGACATATCGTCCTCTTCTCATTCTTGAAAATTTAAACTGCTATGCCTACCATTATACCATGTACCAGCTTCATAAAAGGGAACCTAAAAATTACAATTGTAATTGTACAATTACATTCATATCCTTACCCTTGATCCTTTCTCCTCAATACCTGCCTGATACACTATTTGTTGTGCATTTAACCCTCTTGGCCTCAGATCTTCCCTCTTATCCTTTAATCTTCTCTATCCTCATATTTGATGCTCTGCACgctaaaaacaaaaagtcagccTCTCACATGTGGGCTCCTAATTGGTCTCACTGCCTGTAATCTTTCCCTGAAGCTCATATCTGACCATTTCATTTCCCTACTTAAAATTCTTTCATAGTATCCCACTGCCTACACAATAACATTCAAGCTATTTAACAAGGCACATAAGTACCTCATGATATGCACTTCTATTACCAAAACCGTATCTCTTGTCACAGACTACATTGTATTTTATACCTTGCAGCTCTTGGTATACCATACGATTATCAcatctggtggggggggggtggtgcgggcagtgcctgggtagctcagtaaattaagtgtccgactttggctcaggtcatgatctcacagcttgtgagttctgagccctgggtcaggctctatgctgacagctcagagcctggagcctgcttcagattctgtgtctccatctctctctgcccctccccgactcacgctctgtctctctctctccaatataaataaacactaaaaaatttttacagcATGCTTATTACCTCTGTACCTTTGCTTATGCTGCAATCTGCATAAGGGTGGCCAGCTCCGAATTAACCTTCAAATCTTGGCTTTTGTGGGATCTCCACATAGAGGCATTAAttgtccttctttctttctttcacctaaCACTTGTTTGGTGAGGTTCCTCTCATTACTGTTCCCATTAGAGCCTGTGAAAGCCTAGCAATTATTTCACTATCTATATCACTGCTGCCATTATTCAGGTGGATGTACAGGAAGAACTTTATGCCAAAGTGCCTCAGATGTCCTTAATGGTATAGCAAGGAGTGGACATAATTCTCTTAGTGTCCCATGGGTCCCTCAAATACAAAatgtctagaaaaatatttcctaagcCTGTTATTCCTTTATCACAGTCAATAACATTAGTTTCCATGCAGTCACCTATACCAGATCTGAAAGTCTCCTACATATTTATTCTCCCCATCCCAAACCCACATCTCACTCACAACTAATCTAAGTTATATCTTAACTTCTTCTTTAATTATCTCTcatgtctgtccttctctcctgTCCTATTTCTACTGCCTTCCCCCCAGTCGCTTATGCCCATCAGGTCCTTGTTATTTCTCAGTTTAGCTATTTCATTATCTTATTACCTGATCTTTCTTCCTCTAGTCTCAACCCTCATAAATCTAAATGCCATTTGTTTCTAGAGTGAGATTTTATGTAGAAGTATGACCATATCACTGGCCCCAAGTGCATCCAATTTGgggaaaatacacacaaaataagccccaaatatatttccttttaactGTCCTGCAATAATCCAGTCATTGCCCACTATTTCCCTTTTTCTAAGTGTGACATGATGTTATCTAACTCTGGAATTTGCACATACTcttctttctatcaaaaataccTATCTCTAATCCTAGAAATTATTGTTTATCCCACATGTCTCAGTTTGTTAGCTACCATGTTCCAAAACTACCCATATTTCTAGACATAGATTATTTACTGATATATCTGTCTCTCCTTTTGACAATAGCTCCTATTATAAGCTTGGCTTTAGTAAAGGTATTATGGCTATTAGTAAAAGTAAATGGTTGTATGGATGGATGGGAAAGTGGAGAAAGGTATGATACAGGCAGAACTGATGAATTGCAGATCATAGGAATGGGCTGTAAAGAAGGCATGATGTAAAAAGGAGTTGTTTGGAAATGATCAGGAGTAGAGAATTTAAATGGATTACCAGAAAACTTGACAGAATTGGAATAATatataaggaaaacaaacatcAAATGTAGAAGAATGAGTAGACCTGCAGGAACCagataaaacataagaaagtTAGATTATGTGCAAAGAGGTTAGAATTTCTGTAGATAATATAGAGCATATTTGGGTAGGATAAATTTGCTATATAGACAAAAGATCAAATGAAAGATTAGGCAAAGATATCTATAACATAGAAAGAGTTGACTATGAATGGAAGATTATACAAGCTTTAAGGAGGCCAGGcacattacaaataaataaagaaaccagCTATGAGTGGAAAACATGTAGAAAGCACTATCAGTCTGAGGATTAGGATGGACCAGATGTGGAAAATACTGAtaggagtttgggttttattaGGCGTAGACAGTAACAGGAAGAGAAATGTATtagacagaaagaaaacatggggAAAT includes these proteins:
- the LOC125177136 gene encoding olfactory receptor 226, whose protein sequence is MEQRNQSGRVSEFVLLGFPAPAPLRALLFALSLLAYVLVLTENTLIIMAIRNHPTLHKPMYFFLANMSFLEIWYVTVTIPKMLAGFAGSKQSQGQLISFEGCMTQLYFFLGLGCTECVLLAVMAYDRYVAICHPLHYAVIVSGQQCVQLAAGSWAGGFGISMVKVFLISRLSYCGPNIINHFFCDVSPLLNLSCTDMSTAELTDFVLAIFILLGPLSVTGASYMAITGAVVRIPSPAGRHKAFSTCASHLTVVIIFYAASIFIYARPKALSAFDINKLVSVLYAVIVPLLNPIIYCLRNQEVKRALRHTLHLYQGQDAKRRKASRDG